In a genomic window of Oncorhynchus kisutch isolate 150728-3 linkage group LG9, Okis_V2, whole genome shotgun sequence:
- the LOC109896999 gene encoding interferon-induced very large GTPase 1, whose protein sequence is MECIRCHTLCEEGQRFCLRCKAIVEEEGEPCSLKDVTFDRVRSGATEDTLPMDSSSDEEDFQDASDLFLDLYLGKDEDTSQRVQADSLETEPSQQMDTAVAELSSPGEITVHYVGSDSVSLSWRPSEPARRYELTYSCNTQREIRSIQGSNSADVEGLFPGTEYTFSVTSVTEDGNLSPVITMSMYTKPLPPDKVKIDQVSSESVSLGWDKPIGVTEACLVTCSCDGEEVQKITTESNTLTFSSLSPGVKYSFHVSTVLKNGNQSKSVVTYGRTKTHLESLLLDLGLEQHYTEKLDLSTVLQIDEKTVTDEPAQTLSALPWIFLKRLMMVNVTARSVKCTSLEGEANCDASFCNIDLDLESLVDNLDSSNVVNPLDIVTALFLCSNGFLQQEMVLKMSMCQFSVPLLLPNCDTEECTLMLWAMRDIVKKFRPHSLADSRGFVEDRIVLSDLPMVSFVRLGECSLSKSQILNKLLSNPQQYHDTFVHHDMECGDSPRRISNGLVEISWYLPSGKKNIDIFGEAIAVSNLRGDISSFETQYSFLCQTSAAVFVFFDNLDTKYKLLTSQHTKAQLFLVGNTQSKSFSIDALKRTAAELNLKKSSIILKTKQINDADFVNNLRNTVGELIKNSKSRMPLEQMAEVAHELGILVDEDYKECQSAKLNADAITSKIYDTPQYKESQLPLQGQIWKELARLEKEECRLRKAGNQNLEMYKSELQTDKRQLREQQRRYDISEAMTCFINAISSAGLERTYFLKWMRMNLDNMARKNLSGLRELYKEKSQNSSENKDEIADLDRQISNSSLGTEHFLREMGQLYESAVLLEEAEESRQQLKHLPRLCAELLLDGFPLELVDGDASNIPLRWVSDVLHQLNVLVQPKSKILVVTVLGVQSTGKSTLLNTMFGVQFAVSSGRCTRGAFMLLIKVKDDFKKELNCDFLVIIDTEGLKSPELAQHDDSYEHDNELATLVVGLSDVTIINIAMENSTEMKDILQIVVHAFLRMKEVGKKPKCQFVHQNVADVSAHDKNMRDRKMLLEQLNEMTQAAARMENKEENKSFTDVMEYNPETGNWYIPGLWHGNPPMAPVNAGYSESVYEFKKNMIEVFQNCEASGNNIMDFLEWTKSLWNAVKYENFIFSFRNSLVADAYMKLCVEFSKWEWSFRKHMHTWMTNAETRISNFGTIAMKYQTEDVRDFLHHLKSEASIELVQWEKNLLDNLTKYYEQADGHVYLVERYREDFANSIKSLKREIENSVLSKLVADVEIQQGMNKLATIKKNYTAVMEEKVLKLVENCRKDKCQRPDQELDREFEKVWEETVQELSFTGLKKIDIVSHVLSQLRSNMMQKAVNEKLNNVKLEDHGTKPFIVSPGGFLKKLVNSIYMNENTRKTQAMADNLIDKCNEFVRETVQNKTNYHDTYIQEILHMIEEKLEANKNLGTSNKFELSIKLYVCGFASRAFQAMHEQFICANNPHWCLEQFKGKYLADFKDLFSGQDQCQKKAAEFTNLCLRPAVEACVTNSLGLEMVDVMLTGQNAFQFSSRTFFQYSILKQLLSAFNFDNYVSYICHYEAFVKNWILNEILKHFSQGNKMFELEKYQLNGIIKVINEAISKAQTNENDNIKEFLQDICRELGEKLVIPQDALEATMILNNSNQEQFSHWLKTSVVEMEQSLTEEFQKAEDVKHKLKRQKIKPQNELFTRVFGCGKQCPFCGAPCEAGGEAHNEHCASIHRPQGLGQVRFNDSRKLCTDICSSAVFSEGSFKCYETNEEFQPLKKYREIFPNWHIPADPSIQASDYWKYVMAKFNKEFAKEYVSHPGDIPPSWKRITKEQAENSLRESFSIN, encoded by the exons ATGGAGTGTATTCGATGTCACACGCTTTGTGAGGAGGGACAGCGGTTTTGCTTGAGATGCAAAGCAATCGTCGAGGAagagggag AGCCATGCAGTCTAAAAGATGTGACCTTTGACCGGGTTAGGAGTGGAGCGACTGAAGACACCCTGCCAATGGATAGCTCCTCAGATGAAGAG GACTTTCAAGATGCAAGTGATCTATTCCTTGACTTATATCTTGGGAAAGATGAGGACACATCTCAGAGAGTACAAGCTGACAGTCTGGAGACAGAGCCGTCTCAACAGATGGATACTGCTGTAGCAG AGCTCTCCTCCCCCGGAGAGATAACAGTTCATTATGTTGGCAGTGACTCTGTTTCTCTGAGCTGGCGCCCTTCTGAACCAGCACGGAGGTACGAGTTGACCTACTCCTGCAACACCCAGAGAGAGATCCGTTCCATCCAAGGGTCCAACAGCGCTGATGTGGAAGGCCTTTTTCCAGGGACGGAGTACACATTCAGCGTCACATCGGTTACAGAAGATGGGAATCTGAGCCCGGTGATCACAATGTCCATGTATACAA AACCTCTGCCACCTGATAAAGTAAAGATTGACCAAGTCAGCAGTGAATCAGTGTCTCTGGGTTGGGACAAACCGATTGGTGTCACTGAGGCATGTCTCGTGACCTGTTCCTGTGATGGGGAGGAAGTCCAGAAGATAACAACGGAGTCCAACACCCTGACGTTCTCCAGTCTGAGTCCAGGTGTCAAGTACTCCTTTCACGTCTCTACGGTGCTGAAGAACGGGAACCAAAGCAAGTCGGTGGTGACATATGGCCGCACAA AAACCCACCTGGAGAGTTTGCTGCTGGACCTGGGGTTGGAGCAACACTACACAGAGAAGCTCGACCTTAGCACCGTGCTGCAGATTGATGAGAAGACTGTCACCGATGAACCTGCTCAGACTCTCTCAGCCCTGCCATGGATTTTCCTAAAGAGGTTGATGATGGTGAATGTGACTGCTAGGAGTGTGAAATGTACCTCATTAGAAGGCGAGGCAAATTGTGATGCTTCATTTTGCAACATAGATCTAGATCTGGAGAGTCTGGTTGATAACCTGGACTCTAGTAATGTTGTAAACCCCTTGGACATTGTGACTGCTCTctttctgtgttccaatggtttTCTCCAGCAAGAGATGGTTTTGAAAATGTCAATGTGTCAGTTTTCAGTGCCCCTGCTTCTCCCCAATTGTGACACAGAAGAGTGTACGCTAATGCTCTGGGCCATGAGAGACATTGTCAAGAAGTTCAGACCGCATTCATTGGCAGATTCCAGAGGATTTGTTGAAGACAGGAttgttctctctgacctccctatggTCTCTTTTGTCAGATTGGGCGAGTGCTCTCTGTCCAAGTCTCAGATTCTAAACAAGCTGCTGAGTAATCCTCAACAGTATCACGACACGTTTGTCCACCACGACATGGAATGTGGCGATAGCCCAAGGAGAATATCCAACGGATTGGTTGAGATAAGCTGGTACCTCCCAAGTGGGAaaaaaaacatagatattttTGGTGAAGCTATTGCTGTATCCAATCTTAGAGGGGACATCAGTTCTTTTGAAACACAATATTCCTTTCTTTGCCAGACCTCTGCAGCAGTCTTTGTGTTCTTTGACAACCTGGACACCAAGTACAAGCTACTGACCAGCCAACACACCAAGGCTCAGCTGTTTCTAGTGGGTAACACACAGAGCAAGAGCTTCAGCATTGATGCTTTGAAGAGAACAGCAGCAGAGTTGAACTTGAAAAAAAGCAGCATCATCCTGAAGACCAAACAGATCAATGATGCAGACTTTGTGAATAACCTGCGAAACACAGTTGGTGAGTTGATTAAGAATTCAAAGTCCAGAATGCCATTGGAGCAGATGGCTGAAGTGGCGCATGAGCTTGGAATACTGGTTGATGAGGACTACAAAGAATGTCAGAGTGCCAAGCTAAATGCTGACGCAATCACGTCAAAGATTTATGACACACCACAGTATAAGGAAAGTCAGCTTCCCTTGCAAGGACAGATTTGGAAGGAGCTGGCACGTCTGGAGAAGGAGGAATGCAGACTGCGGAAAGCTGGGAACCAGAACCTAGAGATGTACAAAAGTGAACTCCAAACAGACAAGAGACAACTTAGGGAACAGCAAAGGAGATATGACATTTCAGAGGCAATGACCTGCTTCATAAATGCAATATCAAGCGCAGGGCTAGAAAGGACCTATTTCTTGAAATGGATGAGAATGAACCTGGACAATATGGCTCGTAAAAACCTTTCTGGCCTTAGAGAGCTGTACAAAGAAAAGTCTCAGAATTCATCTGAAAACAAAGATGAAATTGCAGACCTTGACAGGCAGATTTCAAACAGTTCTTTGGGAACTGAGCATTTCCTACGTGAAATGGGTCAACTGTATGAATCTGCAGTCTTACTGGAAGAAGCTGAAGAGTCTAGGCAACAACTGAAGCACCTGCCCAGACTATGTGCTGAGTTGCTTCTGGATGGGTTTCCTCTGGAGCTGGTGGATGGAGACGCATCTAACATACCTCTGAGATGGGTGAGTGATGTGCTGCATCAACTCAATGTCTTGGTGCAACCGAAGAGCAAGATCCTGGTGGTAACTGTTCTAGGTGTTCAGAGCACGGGAAAGTCCACTCTACTGAACACAATGTTTGGAGTGCAGTTCGCAGTCAGTAGCGGCAGATGCACAAGAGGGGCCTTTATGCTGCTCATCAAAGTCAAAGACGACTTCAAAAAAGAGCTGAACTGCGACTTCTTAGTGATCATCGACACAGAAGGGCTGAAGTCGCCAGAGCTGGCACAGCATGATGACAGCTACGAGCATGACAACGAGCTAGCCACACTTGTTGTCGGCCTGAGTGATGTCACTATAATCAATATTGCCATGGAGAACTCGACCGAGATGAAGGACATCCTGCAGATCGTGGTCCACGCTTTTCTCCGGATGAAAGAGGTGGGAAAGAAACCCAAGTGTCAGTTTGTCCACCAGAACGTGGCAGATGTCTCGGCACATGATAAGAACATGAGAGACCGGAAAATGCTGCTGGAGCAGTTAAACGAGATGACCCAGGCAGCAGCCAGAATGGAAAACAAGGAGGAGAACAAGAGCTTCACTGATGTGATGGAGTACAACCCAGAGACTGGTAACTGGTACATTCCTGGACTTTGGCACGGAAACCCCCCAATGGCACCCGTCAACGCCGGTTACAGCGAGTCTGTATACGAGTTCAAAAAGAACATGATCGAGGTCTTCCAGAACTGTGAAGCCTCTGGGAACAACATCATGGACTTTCTGGAGTGGACAAAAAGCCTGTGGAATGCTGTGAAGTATGAAAACTTCATCTTCAGCTTCAGAAACAGCCTGGTGGCTGATGCCTACATGAAGCTGTGTGTTGAGTTCAGTAAGTGGGAATGGTCATTCAGAAAGCACATGCACACATGGATGACAAATGCTGAAACAAGGATTTCCAACTTCGGAACAATAGCAATGAAATATCAAACAGAAGACGTGAGGGATTTTCTCCATCATTTGAAAAGTGAAGCCTCAATAGAACTTGTCCAATGGGAGAAGAACCTTCTTGACAACCTGACCAAGTACTATGAACAGGCAGATGGACATGTCTACTTggtggagagatacagagaggatttCGCAAACAGCATCAAAAGTCTAAAAAGGGAGATAGAAAACTCTGTTTTGAGTAAACTGGTCGCTGATGTTGAGATTCAACAAGGAATGAACAAGCTTGCCACAATCAAGAAGAACTACACCGCGGTGATGGAGGAAAAGGTGCTGAAGTTGGTTGAGAACTGCAGAAAGGACAAATGTCAGAGGCCAGATCAGGAGCTTGACAGAGAATTTGAAAAGGTGTGGGAGGAAACTGTGCAGGAGCTCTCTTTTACAGGATTGAAGAAAATAGACATTGTGAGCCATGTTTTAAGCCAGCTCCGGTCTAACATGATGCAGAAGGCAGTGAATGAAAAGTTGAACAATGTGAAACTTGAAGATCATGGAACAAAACCCTTCATAGTCTCTCCAGGGGGGTTCTTAAAGAAGTTAGTGAATAGCATTTACATGAATGAGAACACAAGAAAAACCCAGGCCATGGCAGACAACCTCATAGACAAATGCAATGAATTTGTGAGAGAGACTGTTCAAAATAAGACAAACTACCATGACACATACATTCAAGAGATCCTGCACATGATTGAAGAGAAGTTGGAAGCCAACAAAAATCTTGGGACAAGCAATAAATTTGAACTCTCCATTAAATTGTACGTTTGTGGGTTTGCATCCAGGGCTTTCCAAGCAATGCATGAACAGTTCATATGTGCAAACAATCCTCATTGGTGCCTTGAACAGTTCAAAGGTAAATATCTGGCAGACTTCAAAGACTTGTTCAGTGGACAAGATCAGTGTCAGAAGAAAGCTGCAGAGTTCACCAACCTGTGTCTCAGACCTGCAGTAGAAGCCTGTGTCACCAATTCTCTGGGTCTAGAAATGGTTGACGTAATGCTGACGGGGCAGAATGCCTTTCAATTCAGCTCTCGGACATTTTTCCAGTACTCTATCCTGAAGCAACTGCTGTCAGCATTCAACTTTGACAACTATGTGAGCTACATTTGTCACTATGAAGCTTTTGTCAAGAATTGGATTTTGAATGAAATCTTGAAACACTTTTCACAAGGGAACAAAATGTTTGAATTAGAGAAGTATCAACTCAATGGGATTATCAAAGTAATCAATGAGGCAATCTCAAAGGCACAGACTAATGAGAACGACAACATAAAGGAATTCCTTCAGGACATATGCAGGGAACTTGGAGAGAAGCTGGTCATTCCCCAAGATGCATTGGAAGCCACTATGATCCTCAACAATTCCAACCAGGAACAGTTTTCCCACTGGCTCAAAACATCTGTGGTGGAGATGGAACAGTCTCTGACAGAAGAATTCCAAAAAGCAGAGGATGTGAAACATAAATTGAAAAGACAGAAAATCAAGCCTCAGAACGAGCTGTTCACAAGAGTGTTTGGCTGCGGGAAGCAGTGTCCATTCTGCGGGGCACCATGTGAGGCGGGAGGGGAGGCCCACAATGAGCACTGTGCCTCAATACACAGACCACAGGGACTTGGTCAGGTCAGGTTTAATGACTCAAGGAAACTCTGCACTGACATCTGCTCCTCTGCAGTGTTTAGTGAGGGTTCTTTCAAATGCTACGAGACAAATGAAGAATTTCAGCCTTTAAAAAAGTACAGAGAAATTTTTCCCAACTGGCATATCCCGGCAGATCCCAGCATACAGGCCTCAGACTACTGGAAATATGTGATGGCAAAATTCAACAAGGAATTTGCCAAAGAGTATGTCTCACACCCTGGAGATATCCCCCCTTCCTGGAAACGGATCACAAAGGAACAGGCAGAAAACAGCCTTAGAGAGTCTTTTAGCATTAATTGA